The following proteins are encoded in a genomic region of Thermus thermamylovorans:
- a CDS encoding alpha-ketoacid dehydrogenase subunit beta: MALMTMVQALNRALDEEMALDPRVVVLGEDVGKRGGVFLVTEGLLQKYGPDRVMDTPLSEAAIVGAALGMAAHGLRPVAEIQFADYIFPGFDQLVSQVAKLRYRSGAQFTAPLVVRMPSGGGVKGGHHHSQSPEAHFVHTAGLKVVAVSTPYDAKGLLKAAIRDEDPVVFLEPKRLYRSVKEEVPEEDYVLPLGKAALRREGKDLTLIGYGTVMPEVLQAAEELEKAGVSAEVLDLRTLMPWDYEAVMESVAKTGRAVLVSDAPRHASFVSEVAATIAEDLLDMLLAPPIRVTGFDTPYPYAQDKLYLPTVTRILNAAKRALDY, encoded by the coding sequence ATGGCCCTGATGACCATGGTGCAAGCCCTGAACCGGGCCCTGGACGAGGAGATGGCCCTGGACCCCCGGGTGGTGGTCCTGGGAGAGGATGTGGGCAAGAGGGGCGGGGTCTTCCTGGTGACGGAAGGCCTTTTGCAGAAGTACGGCCCCGACCGGGTCATGGACACCCCCCTTTCCGAGGCGGCCATCGTGGGAGCCGCCCTGGGCATGGCCGCCCACGGCCTAAGGCCTGTGGCCGAGATCCAGTTCGCCGACTACATCTTCCCCGGCTTCGACCAGCTGGTGAGCCAGGTGGCCAAGCTCCGCTACCGCTCCGGTGCTCAATTCACCGCCCCCCTGGTGGTGCGCATGCCCTCCGGGGGCGGGGTCAAGGGGGGGCACCACCACTCGCAAAGCCCCGAGGCCCATTTCGTCCACACCGCCGGGCTCAAGGTGGTGGCGGTTTCCACCCCTTACGACGCCAAGGGCCTCCTCAAGGCCGCCATCCGCGACGAGGACCCCGTGGTGTTCCTGGAGCCCAAAAGGCTTTACCGCTCGGTGAAGGAGGAGGTGCCGGAGGAGGACTACGTCCTGCCCCTGGGCAAGGCCGCCCTCCGGCGGGAGGGGAAGGACCTCACCCTCATCGGCTATGGCACGGTGATGCCCGAGGTCTTGCAGGCAGCCGAGGAGCTGGAAAAGGCAGGGGTCTCCGCCGAGGTTCTGGACCTGCGCACCCTCATGCCCTGGGACTACGAGGCGGTGATGGAGTCCGTGGCCAAGACGGGAAGGGCGGTGCTGGTCTCCGACGCCCCCCGGCACGCCAGCTTCGTGAGCGAGGTGGCGGCCACCATCGCCGAGGACCTCCTGGACATGCTCCTCGCCCCCCCCATCCGCGTCACCGGCTTCGACACCCCCTATCCCTACGCCCAGGACAAGCTCTACCTGCCCACCGTCACCCGCATCCTGAACGCCGCCAAGCGGGCGCTAGACTACTGA
- a CDS encoding type II toxin-antitoxin system HicB family antitoxin, with the protein MPRELIFLVEEADEGGYVARALGEGIFTQGETWEELKEMVRDAVRCHFPEGEAPKIIRLHFVREEVLAP; encoded by the coding sequence ATGCCCAGGGAGCTCATCTTTTTGGTAGAAGAGGCGGACGAAGGAGGCTACGTGGCCCGGGCTTTGGGGGAGGGCATCTTTACCCAAGGGGAAACCTGGGAGGAGCTGAAGGAGATGGTCCGGGACGCGGTGCGCTGCCACTTCCCTGAAGGAGAAGCCCCGAAGATCATTCGCCTGCACTTCGTACGGGAGGAGGTCTTGGCCCCGTGA
- a CDS encoding type II toxin-antitoxin system HicA family toxin: protein MRLPRDLEGEELAKRLSRLGYRVTRQTGSHLRLTWREGDREHHVTIPLHRPLKLGTLAGIVREIAQAHNLAREELLAILDL from the coding sequence GTGAGGCTTCCCAGGGATCTGGAGGGAGAAGAGCTCGCCAAACGCCTTTCCCGTTTAGGGTACCGGGTCACGCGGCAGACGGGAAGCCACCTGCGCCTCACCTGGCGGGAAGGGGACCGGGAACACCATGTGACCATTCCCCTCCACCGTCCCCTCAAGCTGGGTACCCTGGCGGGGATCGTGAGGGAGATCGCCCAGGCACATAACCTGGCCCGGGAAGAACTTTTGGCAATCCTTGACCTCTGA